The following coding sequences lie in one Actinomyces capricornis genomic window:
- a CDS encoding PH domain-containing protein, whose product MTAPAVDPFAPEGVDFQPVSPKLITARLLGAGLANAVLAAVGVTLGALVSPWFHLITGAAAAFMALGLWFIPRQVRAMGYALTEDHLLWRQGVMFRSVSVIPYGRMQFVDTSQGPLAARLGIAEVKLHTASASTDATIDGLPVDQAEHLRRVLSQRGEERMAGL is encoded by the coding sequence ATGACCGCGCCCGCCGTCGACCCCTTCGCCCCCGAGGGAGTGGACTTCCAACCCGTCTCCCCCAAACTCATCACCGCGCGCCTCCTGGGCGCCGGCCTGGCCAACGCGGTCCTGGCGGCGGTGGGTGTCACCCTGGGGGCGCTGGTCAGCCCCTGGTTCCACCTCATCACCGGGGCCGCCGCGGCCTTCATGGCCTTGGGGCTGTGGTTCATCCCCCGCCAGGTGCGGGCCATGGGCTACGCCCTGACCGAGGACCACCTGCTGTGGCGCCAGGGGGTCATGTTCCGCTCCGTCTCGGTCATCCCCTACGGCCGCATGCAGTTCGTGGACACCTCCCAGGGGCCGCTGGCTGCGAGACTGGGCATCGCGGAGGTCAAGCTCCACACCGCCTCGGCCAGCACGGACGCCACCATCGACGGGCTGCCGGTGGATCAGGCTGAGCACCTGCGCCGGGTCCTGTCCCAGCGCGGTGAGGAGAGGATGGCAGGGCTGTGA